One stretch of Hemitrygon akajei chromosome 18, sHemAka1.3, whole genome shotgun sequence DNA includes these proteins:
- the ormdl2 gene encoding ORM1-like protein 2, with translation MNVGVAHSEVNPNTRIMNSRGIWLAYLILVGILHVVLLSIPFFSIPVVWTLTHVIHNSAMYWFLHTVKGTPFETPDQGKARLLTHWEQMDYGIQFTSSRKFLTITPIILYILASFYTKYNVVHFLVNTTSLLTALIPKLPQLHGVRLFGINKY, from the exons ATGAACGTTGGCGTCGCTCACAGTGAGGTTAATCCCAACACTCGGATAATGAACAGCCGGGGAATCTGGCTAGCCTACCTCATTTTAGTTGGAATTCTCCATGTCGTACTGCTGAGTATTCCGTTCTTCAGCATTCCGGTGGTGTGGACTCTCACTCATGTCATCCACAACTCG GCCATGTATTGGTTTCTGCACACGGTTAAAGGAACACCCTTTGAGACGCCAGACCAAGGGAAGGCACGATTACTGACACACTGGGAGCAAATGGATTATGGGATCCAGTTTACATCGTCACGCAAATTTCTCACCATCACGCCAATAATTCT GTACATTCTAGCAAGTTTCTACACTAAATATAATGTTGTTCATTTCCTGGTGAACACGACATCTCTGCTCACTGCTCTCATTCCCAAGCTCCCTCAGTTACATGGGGTCCGTCTGTTTGGCATCAACAAGTATTGA